From Candidatus Poribacteria bacterium, a single genomic window includes:
- the larC gene encoding nickel pincer cofactor biosynthesis protein LarC: MRIAYFDCFSGISGDMILGALIHAGLDVEALTRELAKLNLDEWHLHVSTTHRHAIAATRVEVHAHDHAGHAQHGTDADTREHTHEHSHSHGHDHHGGGGHRHHGHHHTHDTDGAHTHDHPHRGLDDILALIDRSNLPDGVKRTASRIFDRLAEAEANAHRVSKHEVHFHEVGAIDALIDIVGAATGLDLMGIEAVYCSPLPVGRGFVRCDHGMMPIPVPGTMELLKDVPVYPTSIDRELITPTGAAIVTTLASGFGRTPEMTVRAVGYGAGKRDLIEQPNMLRVVIGDRPDAATAFQTDTVHLIETNIDDQSPEAFGYLVDQLLAAGALDAYFTPITMKKGRPAYQLSVLAEPDAVEGLSALVLRETSTFGVRVSPLSRRKVAREVVRVTTRFGEVRVKVGTAPDILKIAPEYDDCRRAAELSGAPIREVYDAAIEAYRSVYGQS, from the coding sequence TCTCCATGTCAGCACGACGCATCGGCACGCCATCGCCGCGACGCGCGTCGAGGTTCACGCCCACGACCACGCCGGACACGCCCAGCATGGAACCGACGCGGATACTCGCGAGCACACGCACGAACACAGCCACAGTCACGGCCACGATCACCACGGTGGCGGCGGGCACCGCCACCACGGACACCACCACACCCACGACACAGACGGCGCGCACACGCACGATCACCCGCATCGCGGGCTCGACGACATCCTGGCGCTGATCGACCGTAGCAACTTGCCAGATGGCGTCAAGCGCACCGCCTCGCGCATCTTCGACCGATTGGCAGAGGCAGAGGCGAACGCACATCGTGTCTCGAAGCACGAAGTCCATTTCCACGAAGTCGGCGCAATCGATGCTCTCATCGACATCGTCGGCGCGGCGACCGGGCTCGATCTGATGGGCATTGAAGCCGTCTATTGCTCACCGCTGCCCGTCGGGAGGGGATTCGTCCGGTGCGATCACGGCATGATGCCGATACCGGTTCCAGGAACGATGGAACTGCTCAAGGATGTGCCCGTATACCCAACGTCGATAGACCGGGAGCTCATCACGCCGACCGGCGCAGCCATCGTGACGACGCTCGCCTCCGGCTTCGGGCGAACACCTGAGATGACGGTTCGCGCGGTCGGCTACGGGGCGGGGAAGCGCGACCTCATCGAACAGCCCAACATGCTGCGCGTCGTCATCGGAGACAGGCCCGATGCCGCGACCGCCTTCCAGACCGACACCGTCCATCTCATCGAGACGAACATCGACGACCAGTCGCCGGAGGCTTTTGGATATCTGGTTGATCAGCTCTTGGCGGCTGGCGCGCTCGATGCCTATTTCACACCGATCACCATGAAAAAGGGCAGACCCGCGTACCAACTCTCAGTTCTCGCGGAGCCTGATGCCGTCGAAGGGCTGTCGGCTCTCGTACTGCGCGAAACATCGACCTTCGGCGTTCGCGTGTCGCCGCTCTCGCGTCGCAAGGTCGCGCGCGAGGTCGTTCGCGTCACGACTCGGTTCGGCGAAGTCCGCGTGAAAGTCGGGACTGCACCCGATATCCTGAAGATCGCTCCTGAGTATGACGACTGCCGCCGGGCGGCAGAGCTTTCGGGCGCGCCCATCCGCGAGGTCTACGACGCGGCGATCGAAGCGTACCGGTCGGTGTACGGGCAGTCGTGA